A window of the Vicinamibacteria bacterium genome harbors these coding sequences:
- a CDS encoding amidohydrolase family protein produces the protein MHRSKTEPRFWSVPGGLSLILWASSCSGPGPEPATERPSTVLAYEGARLIVGNGQIIENSAFTVDVDEGKFLSVGAAGEVSVPEGAQRVDLTGMTVIPALVDTHTHLSTTREALIEDLERRAYHGVGAAMSLGHDGEGTPLEIRGEIIPGAARYRSAGRGITSPEPGRSEAPHWVTTEEEARQAVRDELARDVDIIKIWVDDRNGQYEKLSSALYQAVIDEAHQAGTRVTAHIFTLEDAKELLRTGVDAFAHGVRDQDVDDELVKLVKERPNVVLVPNLPNRGVPTELDWLSGSMPEEELAEMTRAATVSPEAQATFAIQARNLTRLNEAGMRIALGTDGNTPWAPHVEMEDMVAAGMTPAEVLVASTGNAAELAGLSEMGTVQAGKSADFVVLEANPLEDITNTRRISAVYLRGEEIDRRALSSRFSGQSTE, from the coding sequence ATGCACCGATCGAAGACCGAACCGCGTTTCTGGAGCGTGCCCGGCGGACTGTCGTTGATCCTGTGGGCTTCGTCCTGCTCCGGCCCGGGACCCGAGCCCGCCACCGAACGACCGAGCACGGTGCTGGCCTACGAAGGAGCGCGTCTCATCGTCGGCAACGGGCAGATTATCGAAAATTCAGCCTTCACCGTGGACGTCGATGAGGGCAAGTTCCTATCGGTCGGTGCGGCGGGTGAGGTATCCGTGCCCGAAGGCGCCCAACGAGTCGATCTCACGGGGATGACCGTCATCCCCGCCCTGGTCGATACCCACACGCACCTCAGCACGACGCGCGAGGCCCTCATCGAGGATCTGGAGCGGCGCGCATATCATGGGGTCGGAGCGGCCATGAGCCTGGGGCACGACGGGGAAGGTACGCCGCTCGAAATTCGTGGCGAGATTATCCCGGGAGCGGCGCGGTACCGCTCGGCGGGGCGCGGAATCACGTCACCCGAGCCGGGACGCTCGGAGGCGCCTCACTGGGTTACCACGGAGGAGGAAGCCCGGCAGGCCGTTCGCGACGAGCTAGCTCGCGACGTCGACATCATAAAAATATGGGTCGACGACCGGAACGGACAGTACGAAAAGCTGAGCTCCGCGCTCTACCAGGCGGTTATCGACGAGGCCCACCAGGCGGGCACACGGGTCACCGCCCACATCTTCACACTCGAGGACGCGAAAGAGCTCCTTCGCACCGGTGTCGACGCGTTCGCGCACGGCGTGCGCGACCAGGACGTCGACGACGAGCTGGTGAAGCTCGTCAAGGAGCGCCCCAACGTGGTGCTGGTACCGAACCTGCCAAATCGCGGCGTGCCGACGGAGCTCGATTGGTTGAGCGGCTCGATGCCGGAGGAGGAGCTCGCGGAGATGACCCGCGCCGCGACCGTGTCCCCCGAAGCTCAGGCGACGTTCGCGATCCAGGCGCGCAATCTGACGCGCCTCAACGAGGCGGGGATGCGAATCGCGCTCGGCACCGACGGCAATACGCCGTGGGCTCCGCACGTCGAGATGGAAGATATGGTGGCTGCCGGCATGACGCCGGCGGAGGTGCTCGTCGCATCAACCGGCAACGCCGCCGAGCTCGCGGGGCTGAGCGAAATGGGAACGGTCCAAGCGGGGAAGAGCGCCGACTTCGTCGTACTCGAAGCGAATCCGCTCGAGGATATTACCAACACCCGTCGAATCTCCGCCGTGTATTTGCGCGGCGAAGAGATCGATCGCAGGGCTCTCAGCTCACGCTTCTCGGGCCAGAGTACGGAGTAG